TCCACAGGGGTGGACACCGACCGGGTGCCGAGCCGGTGGTGGTGGCTATCGTGGACGCATGACGGACGTCGCACCCACGCCAGGGAACCCGAGCACGGGGACCACGCAGACCTCGGGAGCCCTCGGCTCCGGGATCACGACCGACGAGCTCGACCCCGCGGTCCGACCGCAGGACGACCTGTACCGGCACGTGAACGGCTCGTGGATCGACGCGACGCCCATCCCCGACGACAAGGCGCGGTACGGCTCGTTCACGGTGCTGGCCGAGGCCGCCGAGGAAGCCGTCCGCGCGATCGTCGAGCGCTCCCAGCAGGCCGCTCCGGGGACCGAGGAGCGGAAGGTCGGGGACCTCTACACGTCCTTCACCGACGAGCAGCACCTGGAGTCGCTCGGCACGGAGCCGATCGAGCCCCTGCTCGCCGAGGTCGACGCGGTCGCCTCCGTCGAGGACGTCGTCCGCATGGTCGGCCGCTTCGAACGGCTCGGGCTGCCCGGGTTCCTGCAGCTCTTCGTCGACAACGACCCGGGCGACCCCGAGTCGTACGTGGTGTTCCTCGAGCAGTCCGGCCTCGGGCTGCCCGACGAGTCGTACTACCGCGAGGACCGGTTCGCCGACATCCGCGCGAAGTACCGCGAGTTCGTCGCCGCGATGTTCCCGCTCGCGGGCTTCGACGACGCGGCCGAGCGGACCGACCACGTGATCGCGCTCGAGACGGCGCTCGCCGCGGAGCACTGGGACAACGTGACGACCCGCGACAGCCAGAAGACCTACAACAAGAAGCCCTGGGCGGAGATCGCCGGACTCGCCCACGGCACCGACCTGCAGCACTGGGTGGACGCCATCGACGCCCCGGCCGGCGCCTTCGAGACGGTCGTCGTGCGGGAGCCCTCGTTCATCACGGGGCTGGTCGCGCTCCTGCACCGCGAGCCGGTCGAGGCGTGGAAGGACTGGCTGCGCTGGCAGGTCGTCCGCGGGTCCGCGGCCTACCTGACGAGCGCGCTGTCCGCGACGAACTTCTCGTTCTACGGCACGGCCCTCACCGGTGCGCCGAAGCAGCGCGAGCGCTGGAAGCGCGGCGTCTCCCTGGTCGAGGGTGCGATGGGCGAGGCCGTCGGGCGGATCTACGTGCAGGAGCACTTCGACGAGACGTCCAAGGCGAAGATGGACGACCTCGTCGCCAACCTGGTCGAGGCCTACCGCCAGAGCATCACCGCGCTCGACTGGATGACCGACGAGACCCGCGCCCGGGCGCTCGACAAGCTCGACAAGTTCACGCCGAAGATCGGCTACCCGGTGAAGTGGCGCGACTACTCGGCGCTGGCCGTCGACCCGACCGACCTGCTCGGGAACGTCCGCGCGGTCGCGTCCTTCCAGGTGGACCGCGAGCTCGGCAAGATCGGTCAGCCGATCGACCGCGACGAGTGGTTCATGACCCCGCAGACCATCAACGCGTACTACAACCCGGGCTTCAACGAGATCGTGTTCCCCGCGGCGATCCTGCAGTTCCCGTTCTTCGACGCGAACCGCGACGCCGCCGCGAACTACGGCGCGATCGGCGCCGTCATCGGCCACGAGATCGGGCACGGCTTCGACGACCAGGGCTCGCAGTACGACGGTGACGGCCGCCTGCAGAACTGGTGGACCGAGGCCGACCGTGCCGCGTTCGAGGACCGCACGAAGGCACTCATCGCGCAGTACGACGCCCTCGTCCCGACCGAGGTCCCGGACGGCCACGTCAACGGCGCGCTCACCATCGGCGAGAACATCGGCGACCTCGGCGGGCTGTCGATCGCGTGGAAGGCGTACCTGCTGTCCCTCGACGGCCAGGAGCCGCCCGTGGTCGACGGCCTCAGCGGCGCCGAGCGGTTCTTCCTCAGCTGGGCCCAGGCCTGGCGGATGGCGATCCGCCCGGAAGAGGCAGCACGACTGCTCTCGATCGACCCGCACTCGCCCACGGAGTTCCGCTGCAACCAGGTCGTGCGGAACATCGACGGCTTCTACGAAGCCTTCGGCGTGACCGAGCAGGACGCCATGTACCTCGACCCGGCAGAGCGCGTCGCGATCTGGTGATGACCGAACCGGACGCGTCCGCGTCCTCCGAACCGGGTTCCACACGCCGTCCGCGGCGTCGACAGCACGTCGACGCCGCGGTCGGCGTCCGTGCGCGCGGACGGCACCGCGGTGGTGCGGACGAGCGGTTCGCGGCCGGCCTGGAGGCACTGGGTGCGCTGGCCCGGGACGGTGCGTCCGTCAGTGCGTCCGTCATCGACACCTCGACCGGCAAGGCCCTGCTGGCGGTGGACGACACGCTCGTGCAGCCCGTGGCGAGCCTCGGACGCGTCCTGCTCCTCATCGAGACCGCTGCGCAGCTCGAGGACGGCCGCCTGCACGGTGACCGGCTGCAGCGCATGGCGCGGGACACCGCCACGGGTGCTGGCCTCTGGCAGTTCCTGCAGGAGCCGACCATGCAGGTCCCCGACCTCGCGACGCTCGTCGGGGCGACGGCCGACTCCTGGGCGATGAACGCGCTGCTCTCCACGGTCGGCATCGACGCCGTGCGCGAGCGGGCCGAGGGGCTCGGGATCGAGCGGACCGCCCTGATCGACCGCGTGCGGGACCGTCGTGGTCCTGACGACGCCCCGGACGCCTCGGTGGCGCCCACCGGCGAGCTCGCCTGGCTGATGCGGGGTCTGGCGCTCGGCGAGGTCGTCGACGAGGCCGTGTCGAACCGGGTGCTCGGCTGGCTGTCCCTCGCGAGCGACCTGTCCCTCGTCGCAGGCTCGTTCGGCCTCGACCCCCTGGCGCACCGGGCGCTCGACCACGGCCTGCAGGCGGTCGTCGTCACGGGGTCGTCGACGGGGGTGCGGGCGGAGGCCGGCATCCTCCGCGGGCCGGGGTCGTCGGTGAGCTACGCCGTCACCGTGACGTTCGACGACGACTCGCTCCAGCGACGCCTCGGCGTGGTGGAGGCGCTCCGGACACTCGGTACCGAGGTGCTCGAGGTCGTGCACGCCCCGTCCTACCGCTGATCGCCGACCGCCCGCAGGGGTTCAGCGCAGCAGGACGAACGCCCGGAGCGACGACGGCTCGACGTCGTGTGCCTCGGTGAACCCGCGGGACTCGTAGAACGCGCGCTGTCCCGGCTCGGCGTCCGTGAGCAGCACGGTCTGCCGGACGTGCCCGTACCGCTCGAGCACCGCGTCGAGCAGCGCCCCGCCCACACCGGTCCGCTGCGCCGCCGGGCGGACCAGCAGGTCCTGCACGTACGCGATCGTGGCGCCGTCCGACACGACGCGCACGAGTCCGACGAGGACGCCGTCGTCATCCCGCGCGGCGAGCACGCGGTGCGAGCCGTCGACCGCACGACGCAGGACCGCCGGGTCACGCGTGTACGCCGTCCAGCCGACGGCGTCGTACAGGTCGACGAGTTCGTCGGTCGTCGGCCGTTCCGAGGAGATCGACGTCACCCGGCCATCGTGACAGATCGGCGGGTGGGGCTCAGTCGGCCGCCTGACCCTCGGGCACGAGCCCCTGGACGTCGAGCAAGGCTGCGCTCGACTCGGCGCAGGCGGTGTAGCCGCGGGCCGGTACGTACAGCGACTCCTTCGACCCCGGCGGGTAGACGCGGAACCCGTCCGCGGCGACCGGCGAGCAGGCCGCGTTCGAGAAGTCCTCCGCGTTCGCGATCTTCAACGGCGCGACCGCGATCTGGCCCGGCCGGAGCGTCACCATGGGGTGCGCGGACGATTGGTCGAGCGCCGCGGCGGCCCCGATCTGCGTCCCGTCGCCGTCGCCCACGAACGAGACGCCCGGCCAGCCCTGGAGCGTGCACGTCGTCGAGCCGGTGTTCCGCAGGGTGATGTGGATGATCGTGCTCCCGGCGGCACCACCGCTGCCGGCCTCGGTGCCGCCGGCGAGCGACGACGCCGGACAGGTCGACCCGTCGGTCGAGGACCCGGACGAGCCGGAGGACCCCGACGAGCCAGCGGTGTCCGCTGAACCCGAGGACCCCGCGGCCGCCGACGATCCGCCGGAACCGTCTGTTCCACCGGACCCGCCCGAGGTCGGCGTCGCGGCAGGTGCGCTCGCCGTCGCCGTGACCGTCCTGGTCGCGGTCGGCGCGGCGTTCCCGCCGGACGAGCACCCGGCGAGGACGCCCAGGGCGAGCAGACCCGTGACGGTGGACACGACGATCGTCTTCACGTTGCGCTGCATGCCGCAACGCAACACCCGGCCCGGGGGACGGATCTCGGGGAGCGTCCAGCTGCTCCGTCCTCTGGATCACTTGACATACGGAATATCGACAGCCGCGCTCGGCCAGCATGGTCGCCGACCGTGAACATCCTGAGGAGGATCACCGTGAAGCAGCCCATCCGTCGCGCCGCCCTCGCCCTGGCCGGCGCCGCGACGCTCGCCACCGTCGCCGTCCCGACGTCTGCGTTCGCCTGGGGCGACCCGGCCCCTGCGAGCGAGCCCGTCGCGATCACCACGGTGTCCGGTGCCGTCAAGACCGGTCCGCTGGAGTGGACCACCCACGACCGAGTGCCCGAGATCACGGCGACGAGCACCGTGGCGGGTCACTACACGATGTCCTTCGGGGGACGCGACATCTGTTCGGGAGAGGTCGAGGCCGGCGGAACGATCACCTGC
The Curtobacterium citreum genome window above contains:
- a CDS encoding M13 family metallopeptidase gives rise to the protein MTDVAPTPGNPSTGTTQTSGALGSGITTDELDPAVRPQDDLYRHVNGSWIDATPIPDDKARYGSFTVLAEAAEEAVRAIVERSQQAAPGTEERKVGDLYTSFTDEQHLESLGTEPIEPLLAEVDAVASVEDVVRMVGRFERLGLPGFLQLFVDNDPGDPESYVVFLEQSGLGLPDESYYREDRFADIRAKYREFVAAMFPLAGFDDAAERTDHVIALETALAAEHWDNVTTRDSQKTYNKKPWAEIAGLAHGTDLQHWVDAIDAPAGAFETVVVREPSFITGLVALLHREPVEAWKDWLRWQVVRGSAAYLTSALSATNFSFYGTALTGAPKQRERWKRGVSLVEGAMGEAVGRIYVQEHFDETSKAKMDDLVANLVEAYRQSITALDWMTDETRARALDKLDKFTPKIGYPVKWRDYSALAVDPTDLLGNVRAVASFQVDRELGKIGQPIDRDEWFMTPQTINAYYNPGFNEIVFPAAILQFPFFDANRDAAANYGAIGAVIGHEIGHGFDDQGSQYDGDGRLQNWWTEADRAAFEDRTKALIAQYDALVPTEVPDGHVNGALTIGENIGDLGGLSIAWKAYLLSLDGQEPPVVDGLSGAERFFLSWAQAWRMAIRPEEAARLLSIDPHSPTEFRCNQVVRNIDGFYEAFGVTEQDAMYLDPAERVAIW
- a CDS encoding serine hydrolase, coding for MTEPDASASSEPGSTRRPRRRQHVDAAVGVRARGRHRGGADERFAAGLEALGALARDGASVSASVIDTSTGKALLAVDDTLVQPVASLGRVLLLIETAAQLEDGRLHGDRLQRMARDTATGAGLWQFLQEPTMQVPDLATLVGATADSWAMNALLSTVGIDAVRERAEGLGIERTALIDRVRDRRGPDDAPDASVAPTGELAWLMRGLALGEVVDEAVSNRVLGWLSLASDLSLVAGSFGLDPLAHRALDHGLQAVVVTGSSTGVRAEAGILRGPGSSVSYAVTVTFDDDSLQRRLGVVEALRTLGTEVLEVVHAPSYR
- a CDS encoding GNAT family N-acetyltransferase, which encodes MTSISSERPTTDELVDLYDAVGWTAYTRDPAVLRRAVDGSHRVLAARDDDGVLVGLVRVVSDGATIAYVQDLLVRPAAQRTGVGGALLDAVLERYGHVRQTVLLTDAEPGQRAFYESRGFTEAHDVEPSSLRAFVLLR
- a CDS encoding DUF4232 domain-containing protein, which encodes MQRNVKTIVVSTVTGLLALGVLAGCSSGGNAAPTATRTVTATASAPAATPTSGGSGGTDGSGGSSAAAGSSGSADTAGSSGSSGSSGSSTDGSTCPASSLAGGTEAGSGGAAGSTIIHITLRNTGSTTCTLQGWPGVSFVGDGDGTQIGAAAALDQSSAHPMVTLRPGQIAVAPLKIANAEDFSNAACSPVAADGFRVYPPGSKESLYVPARGYTACAESSAALLDVQGLVPEGQAAD